One Roseimaritima multifibrata DNA window includes the following coding sequences:
- a CDS encoding ammonium transporter — translation MVLLIGVLAVGIVTTARASGQDATPETVDEQVVAEAEVEVVAEDAAGDEVVETEEVEEVGAVDLGVGYALDNAILFFCAILVLAMQAGFAMVEIGLNAAKNAINVLAKNFMDLSLGAMLFFFVGFGLMYPGSYERDPELPEISPYVAFGGSGIYETVDPERTFSPQVDWFFQAVFAATAATIVSGAVAGRMKFTAYLVYSVLLTGFIYPISGYWKWGGGWLTQFGEFVDGGWTMGFQDFAGSAVVHAVGGFAGLAGAIFLGPRLGRYTSSGKSVAMPGHNVAFAAIGVFVLWVGWYGFNPGSQLAFQGTSDIDATVFIAVNTTLAAAAGAIVAMFVSWVLFAKPDLTMGLNGALGGLVGITACCDAFSNYWAIVIGAVAGALVVGGVLALDKLKIDDPVGAFPVHGLCGVWGCMALGILPNAHLESESTSLWIQFVGTASICAWSFVTMSIIFGVLKMAGMLRVNPEEEQAGLDISEHGMYAYPQDSAPGGAVSN, via the coding sequence ATGGTTCTGCTCATCGGCGTTTTGGCGGTAGGAATCGTCACCACCGCGAGAGCCTCAGGACAAGACGCGACGCCTGAAACCGTCGATGAACAAGTTGTTGCAGAAGCTGAAGTCGAAGTTGTCGCAGAAGACGCAGCAGGCGACGAAGTGGTTGAAACCGAAGAAGTCGAAGAAGTTGGAGCGGTTGATCTAGGAGTCGGTTACGCTCTGGACAACGCCATCCTGTTCTTCTGTGCCATCCTGGTTCTGGCGATGCAAGCCGGATTCGCCATGGTCGAAATCGGGTTGAACGCCGCGAAGAACGCGATTAACGTGCTTGCGAAGAACTTTATGGATCTCTCGCTGGGGGCGATGTTGTTCTTCTTCGTCGGATTCGGATTAATGTATCCGGGCTCCTATGAAAGGGATCCTGAACTACCCGAGATCAGCCCGTACGTCGCTTTTGGTGGATCAGGGATCTACGAAACGGTCGATCCTGAACGAACTTTCTCGCCACAAGTTGACTGGTTCTTCCAGGCCGTCTTTGCCGCAACCGCCGCGACGATTGTTTCGGGTGCCGTTGCTGGCCGAATGAAATTCACTGCCTACTTGGTATACAGCGTCCTTTTGACAGGCTTCATCTACCCAATCAGTGGCTACTGGAAATGGGGTGGTGGCTGGTTGACTCAGTTCGGCGAATTTGTCGACGGTGGATGGACCATGGGCTTCCAGGACTTCGCAGGATCGGCGGTTGTCCACGCGGTTGGCGGTTTTGCCGGGCTTGCCGGGGCAATCTTCTTAGGGCCAAGGCTGGGACGTTATACGTCTTCGGGTAAAAGTGTAGCGATGCCAGGCCATAATGTTGCCTTCGCAGCGATTGGCGTCTTTGTCCTTTGGGTTGGTTGGTACGGATTCAATCCTGGTAGCCAGTTGGCATTCCAGGGAACCAGTGATATCGACGCGACTGTATTTATCGCCGTCAACACAACGCTTGCTGCGGCAGCAGGAGCCATTGTCGCCATGTTCGTCAGCTGGGTCTTGTTCGCGAAACCCGATTTGACCATGGGATTGAACGGTGCCTTGGGTGGTTTGGTTGGAATTACCGCTTGCTGTGATGCATTCTCAAACTACTGGGCCATTGTTATCGGTGCTGTGGCTGGAGCCCTCGTCGTTGGCGGAGTATTGGCTCTGGACAAACTGAAAATCGACGACCCTGTCGGAGCTTTCCCGGTTCACGGATTGTGCGGCGTCTGGGGTTGTATGGCACTGGGCATCCTTCCCAACGCTCACCTGGAAAGCGAAAGCACCAGCCTATGGATTCAGTTTGTAGGCACGGCTTCGATCTGTGCATGGTCGTTCGTGACCATGTCCATCATCTTTGGAGTTCTGAAGATGGCTGGAATGCTGCGAGTCAATCCTGAAGAAGAACAAGCCGGTCTCGATATTAGCGAACACGGCATGTACGCCTACCCTCAGGACTCCGCTCCTGGTGGTGCAGTAAGTAACTAG
- the gdhA gene encoding NADP-specific glutamate dehydrogenase, with translation MSVSIKKELAHFMDGLRKRNPHEEEFHQSVEEVAESVFPWYLDHKQYRDAQILERVTEPDRVIIFRVTWEMDDGTIRANRAWRVQFNHSLGPYKGGLRFDPSVTLSVLKFLGFEQIFKNSLTGLPMGGGKGGANFNPKGKTDREVMRFCQSMMTELHRHIGEDVDVPAGDIGVGAREISYLFGQYMRLENRWSGVMTGKGASFGGSAIRTEATGYGCVYFCEHMLNEHGEDLEGKTVAISGSGNVALYAAQKAMQKGAKVITLSDSSGFVHAPEGLNPEQWEFARVLKEQRRGRLSEMAEQFRDISHHTGIRPWQVPCQVAMPCATQNEIDESDADQLIRQGVIAVCEGANMPATVPAVHLLRDKKILHAPGKASNAGGVAVSGLEQTQNAMRISWSREEVDERLQKIMRQIHQRCVAHGKVNGRIDYVVGANIGGFQKVAEAMLAYGVL, from the coding sequence ATGTCTGTTTCAATCAAAAAAGAACTCGCACACTTCATGGACGGGTTGCGCAAACGGAACCCTCACGAAGAAGAGTTTCATCAGTCGGTTGAGGAAGTTGCTGAGTCGGTCTTCCCTTGGTATTTGGACCACAAGCAATACCGGGACGCCCAGATATTAGAACGGGTAACCGAGCCCGATCGCGTCATCATCTTCCGAGTCACCTGGGAGATGGATGACGGAACGATCCGAGCGAACCGTGCATGGCGGGTCCAATTCAATCACTCCCTTGGCCCTTATAAAGGGGGACTCCGCTTCGATCCCTCGGTCACCTTGAGTGTTTTGAAATTCCTCGGTTTTGAACAAATTTTCAAGAACAGCCTGACCGGGTTGCCGATGGGTGGCGGCAAAGGGGGCGCGAATTTCAATCCCAAGGGGAAAACCGACCGCGAGGTGATGCGGTTCTGCCAATCGATGATGACGGAACTTCACCGCCATATCGGTGAAGACGTCGATGTCCCGGCGGGCGACATCGGTGTCGGGGCTAGGGAAATCAGCTACCTGTTCGGGCAATACATGCGGCTGGAGAACCGCTGGAGCGGGGTGATGACCGGCAAAGGGGCCTCATTCGGCGGCAGCGCGATTCGCACCGAGGCGACCGGGTACGGGTGTGTCTATTTCTGCGAACACATGCTGAACGAACATGGTGAAGACCTGGAAGGAAAGACCGTCGCGATCAGCGGGAGCGGAAACGTCGCCCTGTACGCGGCTCAGAAAGCGATGCAAAAGGGGGCCAAAGTTATCACGTTAAGCGATTCCAGCGGCTTCGTTCACGCCCCCGAAGGACTGAATCCAGAACAATGGGAATTCGCTCGCGTTCTAAAGGAACAACGACGCGGTCGGCTATCCGAGATGGCCGAACAGTTCCGGGATATCTCCCACCACACTGGCATCCGGCCCTGGCAGGTCCCTTGCCAAGTCGCGATGCCCTGTGCGACTCAGAATGAAATTGACGAATCGGATGCGGACCAATTGATTCGCCAAGGCGTGATCGCGGTGTGCGAAGGGGCGAATATGCCAGCGACCGTCCCGGCAGTCCACCTGTTAAGAGACAAGAAGATTTTGCACGCCCCCGGGAAGGCTTCCAACGCGGGTGGCGTTGCCGTCAGCGGTCTTGAACAGACTCAAAACGCCATGCGAATCAGCTGGTCCAGAGAGGAGGTCGATGAACGGCTTCAAAAAATCATGAGGCAGATTCATCAACGATGTGTCGCACACGGAAAGGTCAATGGGCGGATCGATTACGTTGTCGGAGCCAATATCGGAGGCTTTCAAAAAGTGGCCGAAGCGATGTTAGCCTACGGAGTCCTGTGA